One segment of Ricinus communis isolate WT05 ecotype wild-type chromosome 8, ASM1957865v1, whole genome shotgun sequence DNA contains the following:
- the LOC8270859 gene encoding protein CYSTEINE-RICH TRANSMEMBRANE MODULE 13 — protein MSHYSHQQAPVYPPPPTSYPPPPSQLYPPPQAQQGPYVAPPPVGYPMKSGVGYIPQNQQPPPSETKQRGGCCRGFCAGMCCCCLLDACF, from the exons ATGAGTCACTACAGCCATCAACAAGCTCCAG tgTATCCTCCACCTCCAACATCATATCCACCACCACCAAGTCAGCTGTATCCTCCACCACAAGCCCAACAGGGTCCTTATGTAGCTCCACCTCCAGTTGGTTACCCAATGAAAAGTGGTGTTGGATATATTCCCCAAAATCAGCAACCTCCTCCATCAGAAACTAAACAAAGAGGTGGATGCTGCAGAGGATT TTGTGCTGGAATGTGTTGCTGCTGCCTCCTAGATGCTTGCTTTTGA
- the LOC125370820 gene encoding uncharacterized protein LOC125370820 isoform X2 translates to MGHQNQQQPPVVDAPPPPPSGQQGPYVAPPPVNYPMNKGLQQHDQPPQDTKPKRKHNDNLSGRWMCCQVFSEVCFGCVEILSAAPN, encoded by the exons ATGGGTCACCAAAACCAGCAACAACCTCCTG TAGTAGATGCTCCTCCTCCACCGCCTTCAGGCCAACAAGGACCTTATGTGGCACCACCTCCAGTTAATTATCCTATGAATAAAGGGCTTCAACAACATGACCAGCCTCCCCAAGATACTAAGCCCAAAAGAAAGCATAATGACAACCTCTCTGGAAGATGGATGTG TTGTCAGGTATTCAGTGAAGTTTGCTTTGGCTGTGTGGAGATCCTCAGCGCAGCACCAAATTAA
- the LOC125370820 gene encoding uncharacterized protein LOC125370820 isoform X1 — protein MGHQNQQQPPGNVIDKIIYKSYIYILFLALKLIKGADFDFVVVDAPPPPPSGQQGPYVAPPPVNYPMNKGLQQHDQPPQDTKPKRKHNDNLSGRWMCCQVFSEVCFGCVEILSAAPN, from the exons ATGGGTCACCAAAACCAGCAACAACCTCCTGGTAATGTGATTGATAAGATCATATATAaaagctatatatatatattatttctagCATTGAAGCTGATAAAAGGGgctgattttgattttgtagTAGTAGATGCTCCTCCTCCACCGCCTTCAGGCCAACAAGGACCTTATGTGGCACCACCTCCAGTTAATTATCCTATGAATAAAGGGCTTCAACAACATGACCAGCCTCCCCAAGATACTAAGCCCAAAAGAAAGCATAATGACAACCTCTCTGGAAGATGGATGTG TTGTCAGGTATTCAGTGAAGTTTGCTTTGGCTGTGTGGAGATCCTCAGCGCAGCACCAAATTAA
- the LOC8270861 gene encoding trihelix transcription factor ASIL1 → MDKETNQESPSLPSNSNKEEHPRKPLGSSGGGAGFSGGGDRLKRDEWSEGAVSSLLEAYESKWILRNRAKLKGHDWEDVARYVSSRANCTKSPKTQTQCKNKIESMKKRYRSESATTDASSWPLYPRLDLLLRGNAAAAAATAAAAVQPLNQPQQPTPSNHPPLLLLEPCHVHVPQPQPQPSAPPPPPPPPPPPPPPPPPAAAHPVIIMTAQNSYGSNGVDKGAKEDGKLSDHVSDKNAMDTDSSTPALYSDKEKLRAKKMKMKMDKKKRRRREEWEIADSIRWLAEVVVRSEQARMETMREVEKMRMEAEAKRGEMDLKRTEIIANTQLEIAKLFAGVGGKGVDSSLRIGRS, encoded by the exons ATGGATAAAGAAACAAACCAAGAAAGCCCATCTCTGCCTTCTAACTCCAACAAAGAAGAGCACCCGAGAAAACCACTGGGTAGCAGCGGTGGTGGAGCTGGTTTTAGCGGTGGTGGAGATAGACTGAAAAGAGATGAATGGAGTGAAGGAGCAGTGTCAAGCTTACTTGAAGCTTATGAAAGCAAATGGATACTTAGAAACCGAGCTAAACTTAAAGGTCATGACTGGGAAGATGTTGCTCGCTATGTGTCATCACGTGCAAATTGTACCAAGTCACCAAAGACTCAAACTCAATGCAAGAACAAGATTGAGTCCATGAAAAAGAGGTACAGATCAGAATCCGCCACCACAGACGCCTCTTCTTGGCCCCTATATCCACGTCTTGATCTTTTGTTACGTGGaaatgctgctgctgctgctgccaCCGCGGCAGCGGCAGTGCAACCACTGAACCAGCCACAACAACCGACACCATCGAACCATCCTCCTTTGTTATTGTTGGAGCCATGCCATGTTCATGTGCCACAGCCACAACCGCAGCCTTcagctcctcctcctcctcctcctccaccaccaccaccacctcccCCTCCTCCGCCTGCGGCTGCTCATCCGGTTATAATCATGACTGCGCAGAACTCATACGGGTCCAATGGTGTCGACAAGGGGGCCAAG GAAGATGGTAAACTATCAGACCATGTCTCAGATAAGAATGCCATGGACACAGATAGTAGCACTCCAGCTTTGTACAGCGATAAGGAGAAATTGAGGGCaaaaaagatgaagatgaaaatggataaaaagaagagaagaagaagagaagaatgGGAAATAGCTGACAGCATAAGGTGGCTAGCAGAGGTAGTGGTAAGATCAGAACAAGCAAGAATGGAGACAATGAGAGAAGTAGAAAAAATGAGAATGGAAGCTGAGGCTAAAAGAGGTGAAATGGATCTTAAAAGAACTGAGATCATAGCCAATACTCAATTGGAGATTGCCAAGCTCTTTGCAGGAGTTGGTGGTAAAGGTGTTGATTCTTCGTTAAGAATTGGAAGAAGCTAA
- the LOC8260761 gene encoding U-box domain-containing protein 11: MEVKRRTARSLVSKLSSVSEQTRSEALSELRLITKHDPDSRPIIAECGAIPYLAETLYSSSHTAQENAAATLLNLSISTRDSLMSTRGLLDALGHALSHHSTTTSPLAVQSSAATLHSLLIVDSYRPIIGSKRDIVYSLIDIVKSPNSPPRSVKDALKAMFGIALYPLNRCTLIDLGAVAPLFSLVLKDGRVGIVEDATAVVAQIAGCEESEGEFARYSGVGILIDLLDLATGSSLRIKENAVSALLNLVRCGGERVAADVRDMAAIVVEGIKEVAENGTSKGKAKAVALVKVIEGGSSSFDSLLDDHSS; encoded by the coding sequence ATGGAGGTGAAGCGAAGAACAGCACGTTCTTTAGTATCCAAACTAAGCTCCGTATCCGAACAAACCCGTTCCGAAGCCTTATCGGAGCTTCGACTCATTACCAAACACGACCCCGATAGCCGCCCGATAATCGCCGAGTGCGGTGCAATCCCATACCTAGCCGAAACACTCTATTCCTCCTCTCACACTGCTCAAGAAAACGCCGCTGCTACACTCCTGAACCTTTCTATCTCAACGCGCGATTCTCTCATGTCCACGCGCGGCCTCCTCGACGCCCTTGGTCACGCGCTCTCTCACCACTCAACTACCACGTCTCCTCTCGCTGTCCAGTCATCAGCCGCCACGTTACATTCTCTCTTAATCGTTGATTCGTACCGTCCGATTATCGGATCAAAACGCGACATCGTTTATTCATTGATAGATATTGTGAAGTCGCCTAACTCGCCGCCGCGATCGGTGAAAGACGCGTTGAAAGCGATGTTTGGAATAGCGTTATATCCATTAAACAGATGTACGTTAATAGATCTAGGAGCCGTAGCTCCGTTGTTCTCGTTAGTGTTAAAAGACGGTAGAGTCGGGATAGTAGAAGATGCGACGGCGGTGGTAGCGCAAATAGCGGGGTGTGAGGAGAGCGAAGGAGAGTTTGCGAGATATTCGGGGGTAGGGATTTTGATTGACTTGTTGGATTTAGCGACGGGGTCTAGTCTTAGAATAAAGGAAAATGCGGTGTCTGCGTTGCTGAATTTGGTGAGATGTGGAGGAGAGAGGGTGGCGGCGGATGTTAGGGATATGGCGGCAATTGTGGTGGAAGGGATTAAGGAAGTGGCGGAGAATGGAACTAGTAAAGGTAAAGCTAAGGCTGTTGCTTTAGTGAAAGTTATTGAAGGTGGATCTAGTAGCTTTGATTCTTTACTTGATGATCATTCTTCCTAA